One genomic window of Glycine max cultivar Williams 82 chromosome 16, Glycine_max_v4.0, whole genome shotgun sequence includes the following:
- the LOC102660061 gene encoding uncharacterized protein, translating to MLTGKVIQLLLKPDNISWNAMFLKIKIGMLVYWPRKKVKKKRKVSGKDTLESSGSQSWKSKVSGNQTSSVGVEQDKGVSVKDYLVDKLRPGDEDGALSEVISETLHKKELPPVEVTEEGVRKVVSDAVHKREDNPERRMEHQRILGKVTESEEVKRRLGGESVVTEKKYQEMYVNSPGKGVVDKFKGMVGTWFTNPAENQSSQDSSMNYEAGRAEVEQVNQGAAGERRQQESSN from the exons ATGCTTACTGGAAAGGTAATCCAGCTGTTGCTCAAACCAGATAATATCTCATGGAATGCAATGTTTCTGAAAATCAAGATTGGAATGCTCGTTTATTGGCCCAG aaaaaaggttaaaaagaaaagaaaagtgagtgGGAAAGACACACTCGAGTCGAGCGGGAGTCAAAGCTGGAAGTCCAAAGTTTCTGGAAATCAAACTAGTAGTGTGGGTGTGGAACAGGACAAGGGGGTTTCTGTGAAGGACTATTTGGTGGACAAACTGAGGCCTGGTGATGAAGACGGGGCTCTCTCTGAAGTGATATCAGAGACTCTGCACAAGAAGGAACTGCCCCCAGTGGAAGTTACTGAAGAAGGTGTGAGAAAGGTGGTTTCTGATGCTGTGCATAAGAGAGAGGATAATCCTGAGAGAAGAATGGAACATCAAAGAATACTGGGAAAGGTAACTGAGTCAGAGGAAGTGAAGAGAAGGTTAGGAGGTGAAAGTGTGGTGACAGAGAAAAAGTACCAAGAGATGTATGTGAATAGTCCGGGGAAAGGTGTGGTTGATAAGTTTAAAGGTATGGTTGGGACATGGTTTACCAACCCAGCAGAGAATCAATCTTCACAAG ATTCATCTATGAATTATGAGGCAGGAAGGGCAGAAGTGGAACAAGTTAACCAAGGTGCAGCAGGTGAAAGAAGGCAGCAGGAGTCATCTAATTGA
- the LOC112999799 gene encoding receptor-like protein EIX2 — protein MNSSIYILVFVQLWLFSLPCRESVCIPSERETLLKFKNNLNDSSNRLWSWNHNHTNCCHWYGVLCHNVTSHLLQLHLHTSDYANWEAYRRWSFGGEISPCLADLKHLNYLDLSGNLFLGEGMSIPSFLGTMTSLTHLDLSDTGFRGKIPPQIGNLSNLVYLDLAYAANGTVPSQIGNLSNLVYLVLGGHSVVEPLFAENVEWVSSMWKLEYLDLSYANLSKAFHWLHTLQSLPSLTLLCLSDCTLPHYNEPSLLNFSSLQTLILYNTSYSPAISFVPKWIFKLKKLVSLQLHGNEIQGPIPCGIRNLTLIQNLDLSGNSFSSSIPDCLYGLHRLKSLEIHSSNLHGTISDALGNLTSLVELHLSNNQLEGTIPTSLGNLTSLFALYLSYNQLEGTIPTFLGNLRNSREIDLTILDLSINKFSGNPFESLGSLSKLSTLLIDGNNFQGVVNEDDLANLTSLKEFIASGNNFTLKVGPNWIPNFQLTYLDVTSWQIGPNFPSWIQSQNKLQYVGLSNTGILDSIPTWFWEPHSQVLYLNLSHNHIHGELVTTLQNPISIQTVDLSTNHLCGKLPYLSNDVYDLDLSTNSFSESMQDFLCNNQDKPMQLEFLNLASNNLSGEIPDCWINWPFLVEVNLQSNHFVGNFPPSMGSLAELQSLQIRNNLLSGIFPTSLKKTSQLISLDLGENNLSGCIPTWVGEKLSNMKILRLRSNSFSGHIPNEICQMSLLQVLDLAKNSLSGNIPSCFRNLSAMTLVNRSTYPLIYSQAPNHTQYFSVSGIVSVLLWLKGRGDEYGNILGLVTSIDLSSNKLLGEIPREITDLNGLNFLNLSHNQLIGPIPEGIGNMGSLQTIDFSRNQISGEIPPTISNLSFLSMLDVSYNHLKGKIPTGTQLQTFDASSFIGNNLCGPPLPINCSSNGKTHSYEGSHGHGVNWFFVSATIGFVVGLWIVIAPLLICRSWRHAYFHFLDHVWFKLQSFSSYSITV, from the coding sequence ATGAATTCCTCCATTTATATTCTTGTCTTTGTCCAGCTTTGGTTGTTCAGCTTACCATGCAGAGAGAGTGTGTGCATCCCAAGTGAGCGTGAGACACTTTTGAAGTTTAAGAATAATCTCAATGATTCTTCAAATAGGCTTTGGTCTTGGAATCATAATCATACCAACTGTTGCCACTGGTATGGAGTCCTCTGCCACAACGTCACTTCCCATCTTCTTCAGCTTCACCTCCACACTTCTGATTATGCAAATTGGGAAGCTTATCGGAGATGGAGCTTTGGTGGAGAGATAAGTCCTTGTTTGGCTGATTTAAAGCATTTGAATTACTTGGACTTGAGCGGCAATCTTTTCCTTGGAGAAGGTATGtcaattccttctttccttGGGACAATGACTTCCTTGACTCACCTCGACCTCTCTGATACTGGATTCCGTGGGAAGATTCCTCCTCAGATTGGGAATCTCTCCAATTTGGTCTATCTTGACCTGGCGTATGCCGCCAACGGAACAGTACCCTCTCAGATCGGGAATCTCTCCAATTTGGTCTATCTTGTCCTTGGAGGTCATTCTGTTGTCGAACCTCTGTTTGCTGAAAATGTAGAATGGGTATCAAGTATGTGGAAGCTTGAATATCTTGATTTGAGTTATGCAAACCTATCCAAAGCATTTCATTGGCTACACACTCTCCAATCTCTTCCTTCTTTGACCCTCCTATGTTTGTCAGACTGCACACTCCCTCACTATAATGAACCATCCTTGCTCAACTTCTCATCTCTGCAAACTCTCATTCTTTACAATACTAGTTATTCCCCTGCCATTTCTTTTGTCCCCAAGTGGATATTCAAATTGAAGAAACTTGTTTCTCTTCAATTACATGGTAATGAAATCCAAGGTCCGATTCCTTGTGGTATTCGAAACCTCACACTTATTCAAAATCTTGACTTGTCTGGAAATTCATTCTCATCTTCTATACCTGATTGCTTATACGGTCTTCATCGTCTCAAGTCTTTGGAAATTCATTCCAGCAACTTGCATGGGACTATTTCTGATGCCCTGggaaatttgacttctcttgttgaacttcaTTTGTCAAACAATCAACTTGAAGGAACCATTCCAACTTCTTTGggaaatttgacttctcttTTTGCActttatttgtcatataatcaaCTTGAAGGAACAATTCCGACTTTTTTGGGAAATCTCCGCAACTCAAGGGAGATAGATTTAACAATTCTCGATCTCTCTATTAATAAATTCAGCGGAAATCCATTTGAAAGTCTTGGATCACTCTCTAAATTGTCAACGCTTCTTATTGATGGCAATAATTTTCAAGGAGTTGTCAACGAAGATGATCTTGCAAATCTTACAAGCTTGAAGGAGTTTATTGCATCAGGGAACAATTTCACTTTAAAAGTGGGTCCTAATTGGATTCCTAATTTTCAACTTACCTATTTGGATGTGACATCATGGCAGATAGGTCCCAACTTTCCATCGTGGAttcaatcacaaaacaaacttcAATATGTTGGACTGTCTAACACGGGGATTTTAGATTCTATTCCCACTTGGTTCTGGGAACCACACTCTCAGGTTTTGTATTTAAACCTCTCTCATAATCATATCCATGGTGAGCTTGTGACTACATTACAAAATCCAATATCTATCCAAACTGTTGATCTAAGCACAAATCACTTATGTGGTAAATTACCCTATCTTTCAAATGATGTGTATGACTTAGACCTTTCAACCAATTCATTCTCTGAATCCATGCAAGATTTTTTATGTAACAATCAGGACAAGCCAATGCAATTAGAATTTCTCAATCTTGCATCAAATAATCTGTCAGGAGAAATACCTGATTGTTGGATTAATTGGCCATttctagtggaagtgaattTACAAAGCAACCATTTTGTTGGGAACTTCCCCCCATCCATGGGTTCCTTGGCTGAGCTGCAGTCATTACAAATTCGTAACAACTTGCTCTCGGGAATATTTCCTACCAGTTTGAAGAAGACTAGCcaattgatatccttggatcTTGGAGAAAATAATCTTTCAGGATGTATTCCAACATGGGTTGGAGAAAAGCTCTCAAATATGAAAATCCTCCGCCTTCGATCAAACAGTTTTTCCGGTCACATTCCAAATGAAATATGTCAGATGAGTCTTCTTCAGGTTTTAGACCTTGCAAAAAATAGTTTGTCTGGCAATATACCCAGCTGTTTCCGTAACTTGAGTGCCATGACACTAGTGAACCGGAGTACATATCCCCTTATCTATTCTCAAGCACCAAATCATACACAATACTTTTCGGTATCAGGTATAGTTAGTGTGCTACTATGGCTAAAAGGAAGAGGAGATGAGTATGGAAACATTCTGGGTTTGGTAACAAGTATTGATCTGTCAAGTAACAAATTATTAGGAGAAATTCCTAGAGAAATCACAGATCTAAATGGATTGAACTTTTTGAACTTGTCCCACAACCAATTGATTGGTCCTATTCCAGAAGGTATTGGTAATATGGGATCGTTACAAACCATTGATTTTTCGAGGAATCAAATTTCTGGTGAAATTCCTCCAACCATTTCTAATTTGAGCTTTCTGAGCATGCTAGACGTGTCTTATAATCATTTGAAGGGAAAAATTCCAACAGGAACACAATTGCAAACCTTTGATGCCTCCAGCTTTATTGGCAACAATCTATGTGGTCCACCACTGCCCATAAACTGCAGCTCCAATGGGAAAACTCATAGTTATGAAGGAAGTCATGGGCATGGAGTGAATTGGTTTTTTGTTAGTGCGACAATTGGATTTGTTGTGGGACTTTGGATAGTGATTGCTCCTTTGCTGATTTGTAGATCATGGCGGCATgcctattttcatttccttgatCATGTGTGGTTCAAACTTCAATCATTTTCCTCGTATAGTATCACTGTTTAG
- the LOC106796482 gene encoding receptor-like protein EIX1 yields MNSSIIYILVFVQLWLFRLPCRESVCIPSERETLLKFKNNLIDPSNRLWSWNHNHTNCCHWYGVLCHNVTSHLLQLHLNSSPSTAFYRYYDGYDWEGYRGFQFGGEISPCLADLKHLNYLDLSANDFEGMAIPSFLGTMTSLTHLDLSYTGFIWKIPFQIGNLSNLVYLDLGSDFLEPLFAENLEWVSSMWKLEYLHLRNANLSKAFHWLHTLQSLPSLTHLYLYGCTLPHYNEPSLLNFSSLQTLHLSATIYSPAISFVPKWIFKLKKLVSLQFRGNEFPGPILGGIRNLTLLQNLDLFKNSFSSSIPDCLYGLHHLKFLNLMASNLHGTISDALGNLTSLVRLDLSYNQLQGTIPTSLGNLCNLRDINFSNLKLNQQVNELLEILAPCISHGLTNLAVESS; encoded by the coding sequence ATGAATTCCTCCATTATTTATATTCTTGTCTTTGTCCAGCTTTGGTTGTTTAGGTTACCATGCAGAGAGAGTGTGTGCATCCCAAGTGAGCGTGAGACACTTTTGAAGTTTAAGAATAATCTCATAGATCCTTCAAATAGGCTTTGGTCTTGGAATCATAATCATACCAACTGTTGCCACTGGTATGGAGTCCTCTGCCACAACGTCACTTCCCATCTTCTTCAGCTTCACCTCAACTCTTCACCTTCTACTGCTTTCTATCGTTACTATGATGGCTACGATTGGGAAGGTTATAGGGGATTCCAGTTTGGTGGAGAGATAAGTCCTTGTTTGGCTGATTTAAAGCATTTGAATTACTTGGACTTGAGCGCCAATGATTTTGAAGGTATGGCAATTCCTTCTTTCCTTGGGACAATGACTTCCTTGACTCACCTCGACCTCTCGTATACTGGATTCATCTGGAAGATTCCatttcagattgggaatctcTCCAATTTGGTCTATCTTGACCTTGGAAGTGATTTTTTGGAGCCTCTGTTTGCTGAAAATTTAGAATGGGTATCAAGTATGTGGAAGCTTGAATATCTTCATTTGAGAAATGCAAACCTATCCAAAGCATTTCATTGGCTACACACTCTCCAATCTCTTCCTTCTTTGACCCACCTATATTTGTATGGATGCACACTCCCTCACTATAATGAACCATCCTTGCTCAACTTCTCATCTCTGCAAACTCTCCATCTTTCCGCTACTATTTATTCCCCTGCCATTTCTTTTGTCCCCAAGTGGATATTCAAATTGAAGAAACTTGTTTCTCTTCAATTTAGGGGTAATGAATTCCCAGGTCCGATTCTTGGTGGTATTCGAAACCTCacacttcttcaaaatcttgacTTGTTTAAAAATTCATTCTCATCTTCTATACCCGATTGCTTATACGGTCTTCATCATCTCAAGTTCCTGAACCTAATGGCCAGCAACTTGCATGGGACTATTTCTGATGCCCTGggaaatttgacttctcttGTTAGACTTGATTTGTCATATAATCAACTTCAAGGAACCATTCCAACTTCTTTGGGTAATCTATGCAACTTAAGGGACATTAATTTCTCAAATCTCAAACTTAACCAACAGGTTAATGAActtttagaaattctagctcCTTGTATTTCCCATGGACTCACAAATCTTGCAGTTGAGAGTTCATGA